A genomic window from Leisingera sp. M658 includes:
- the repA gene encoding plasmid partitioning protein RepA: MAVALHINQRIRENAESLSAALESHMLASFAPDAKKELRLFSAGEAAEMLGISSSFLRKLHFDGKLPGVHTTPGGRRHYSAADLLEMRKILDAAAKTPGTYLRGRREGDKVQVLSFLNFKGGSGKTTSSIHTAQRLALKGYRVLAVDIDPQASLTTLFGYRPEVDFLETGTIYDAIRYEDPLPLRQIIQQTYFSGLDLAPGGLILQEFEHETPQALLNNVQPAFFSRMAAALQEVEKDYDVIIFDCPPQLGYLTMSALCASTGVIITVVPNMLDIASMSQFLQMSAELLDVVSNAGAALEFDFLRFLINRYEPNDGPQQQVVAFMRQLFGEEVMVAPMLKSTAISDAGLTQQTVYEVERSQFHRSTYDRAVDSLNQVNDEIESLLQHAWRR; the protein is encoded by the coding sequence TTGGCAGTAGCACTCCACATCAATCAGCGAATCCGCGAGAACGCGGAAAGCCTTAGTGCGGCTCTCGAAAGCCACATGCTGGCAAGTTTCGCGCCGGATGCAAAGAAGGAATTGCGTCTGTTCAGCGCCGGCGAAGCGGCGGAAATGCTGGGCATTTCCTCCAGTTTCCTGCGCAAGCTGCATTTTGACGGCAAACTGCCCGGGGTGCACACCACGCCGGGCGGGCGGCGCCACTATTCCGCCGCCGATCTGCTGGAAATGCGCAAGATCCTGGACGCCGCGGCCAAGACGCCGGGAACCTATCTGCGCGGCCGCCGTGAGGGCGACAAGGTGCAAGTGCTGTCCTTCCTGAACTTCAAGGGCGGATCGGGCAAGACCACCTCATCCATCCACACCGCCCAGCGGCTGGCGCTGAAAGGCTACCGGGTACTGGCAGTGGATATCGACCCGCAGGCGTCACTGACGACGCTTTTCGGCTATCGGCCAGAGGTCGATTTCCTTGAAACAGGGACGATTTATGACGCAATCCGCTATGAAGACCCCCTGCCCCTGCGCCAGATCATCCAGCAGACTTACTTCAGTGGTCTGGATCTGGCCCCCGGCGGGCTGATCCTGCAGGAATTCGAGCATGAGACGCCTCAGGCTCTTTTGAACAACGTTCAACCTGCGTTTTTCTCGCGCATGGCTGCAGCATTGCAGGAGGTCGAGAAAGATTACGATGTAATCATCTTCGACTGCCCGCCGCAGCTCGGCTATCTGACCATGTCGGCGCTCTGTGCCTCGACTGGCGTGATTATCACCGTGGTGCCGAACATGCTCGACATCGCGTCGATGTCGCAGTTCCTGCAAATGTCAGCCGAACTGCTGGATGTGGTGTCCAATGCGGGCGCCGCGCTGGAGTTTGATTTCCTGCGCTTCCTGATCAACCGGTACGAACCCAACGACGGACCGCAGCAACAGGTCGTTGCCTTCATGCGGCAGCTGTTCGGCGAGGAAGTCATGGTCGCGCCGATGCTGAAATCCACCGCGATTTCCGATGCGGGGCTGACCCAGCAGACGGTTTACGAGGTCGAAAGATCCCAGTTTCACAGGTCAACCTATGACCGTGCGGTCGATTCACTGAATCAAGTTAACGATGAAATAGAATCGCTCCTTCAACACGCATGGAGGCGTTGA